One window of Oscillibacter hominis genomic DNA carries:
- a CDS encoding ATP-dependent DNA helicase, whose amino-acid sequence MNTNDNRLKAHKLIDHIFQDLLPAHGMAQRPEQIQLSHRMLDAMQDGRIALCDAGTGIGKTYAYLAAATAASAFPTGQIARPIIISTSSIALQNAVLTEYLPLLSCVLMADGILTKPLKAVIRKGKSHYVCDERLDRRLRQVNLAKKNPEALAALRTLKETLDMDGVSHLSGYDRERVCVPQVCDCKQKDCRYQRFLKTCDRGQFLFQICNHNLLVADAIHRSEGKRPIFPEHSIIIVDEAHKLPETAQQMLGVTLTVEEIRNLILQLKEERYLLAAEMLEDSTGPLLRKLAQPREEAEPVEACLRLLTAPSCTLPIIQRQIGSLLSPLGSRQLNTVLDAVKLFTSSQTDMIFYTAEDVSTGGAMLCAAAGDITQRIKKILWQPDQAFVLTSGTMAVGSDFRRFKTQAGLKKGHRVMESVSPSPFDYRNNCLLYLPQIPPRQRVEDTDVYFNELTAELVGLIKAASGHALVLFTSYAAMSAVKERLREESLPFPLLTLGRNAPHIIEQFRHTPGAVLLATGAAWEGFDFPGDCVSLLIIPRLPFAYPDARKERELEKYSSLHAFIREVAVPEMQIKLRQGFGRAIRTESDTCVIAILDERACRGRRYAQAVSEALPEMRRTGSLREVTRFLREKKPESYFEVER is encoded by the coding sequence ATGAATACCAATGACAACAGGCTGAAAGCCCATAAACTGATCGACCATATTTTTCAGGACCTTCTTCCCGCCCACGGTATGGCACAGCGCCCGGAGCAGATCCAATTGAGCCACCGGATGCTGGACGCCATGCAGGACGGGAGGATCGCCCTGTGCGATGCCGGGACGGGCATCGGCAAGACCTACGCTTATCTGGCGGCTGCCACGGCAGCGTCTGCTTTCCCGACAGGGCAGATCGCCCGCCCCATCATCATTTCCACCTCCAGTATCGCGCTGCAAAACGCGGTGCTGACGGAGTATCTGCCGCTGCTGTCCTGTGTCCTAATGGCGGACGGGATTCTTACCAAGCCACTGAAAGCGGTCATCCGCAAAGGCAAAAGCCATTATGTCTGCGACGAGCGATTGGACAGGCGGCTGCGTCAGGTAAACCTTGCAAAGAAAAATCCGGAAGCGTTGGCAGCGCTCCGGACTCTTAAGGAAACGCTGGACATGGACGGCGTTTCCCATCTCAGCGGCTATGACCGGGAGCGTGTCTGCGTACCGCAGGTCTGCGACTGCAAGCAGAAGGACTGCCGCTATCAGCGGTTTCTCAAAACCTGCGACAGAGGTCAATTCCTGTTTCAAATCTGCAATCATAATCTGCTGGTGGCAGACGCCATCCACCGCAGCGAGGGAAAACGCCCCATCTTCCCGGAGCACAGTATCATCATCGTGGATGAAGCCCATAAGCTCCCGGAAACCGCACAGCAGATGCTGGGTGTGACGCTGACCGTAGAAGAGATACGAAACCTTATCCTTCAGCTAAAAGAGGAACGGTACTTACTGGCGGCAGAAATGCTGGAGGACAGCACCGGCCCTCTGCTGCGCAAGCTGGCACAGCCCAGAGAGGAAGCGGAGCCGGTGGAAGCCTGTTTGCGATTGCTGACCGCGCCATCCTGCACACTGCCCATCATCCAGCGGCAGATCGGCAGCCTGCTCTCCCCGCTGGGAAGCCGCCAGCTGAATACGGTGCTGGACGCGGTCAAGCTGTTCACCAGTTCCCAGACAGATATGATTTTTTACACTGCCGAAGATGTCAGCACAGGCGGCGCCATGCTGTGCGCCGCAGCCGGCGATATCACGCAGCGAATAAAAAAGATCCTGTGGCAGCCGGATCAGGCGTTTGTTCTGACCTCCGGCACCATGGCGGTGGGAAGCGATTTCCGCCGTTTCAAAACGCAGGCAGGATTGAAGAAGGGACACCGCGTTATGGAATCCGTTTCTCCATCCCCCTTTGACTACCGGAACAACTGCCTGCTCTACCTTCCGCAAATCCCGCCCCGCCAGAGAGTGGAGGATACGGATGTGTACTTTAATGAGCTGACTGCCGAGCTCGTCGGACTCATTAAAGCAGCTTCCGGTCACGCGCTGGTGCTCTTTACCTCCTACGCAGCCATGTCGGCTGTGAAGGAGCGGCTGCGGGAGGAATCTCTCCCATTCCCATTGCTGACGCTGGGCCGCAACGCGCCCCACATCATTGAACAGTTCCGGCACACGCCGGGAGCGGTGCTGCTGGCCACCGGCGCGGCATGGGAGGGCTTTGATTTCCCCGGCGACTGTGTATCTCTGCTGATCATCCCACGCCTGCCTTTCGCCTACCCAGACGCACGAAAGGAACGGGAATTGGAGAAGTATTCTTCCCTTCACGCATTCATCCGTGAGGTAGCTGTACCAGAGATGCAGATCAAGCTGCGCCAAGGCTTTGGACGGGCCATCCGCACGGAGAGCGATACCTGCGTCATCGCCATTCTGGATGAACGGGCCTGCCGTGGCCGCAGATACGCCCAGGCTGTGAGTGAGGCATTGCCGGAAATGCGGAGGACCGGCAGCCTGCGGGAAGTGACAAGGTTTCTGCGGGAGAAAAAGCCGGAGAGCTATTTTGAGGTAGAAAGATGA
- a CDS encoding AsnC family protein, whose product MKKWQEERNYRRVRNEGGEVIANIITVDGMDVEVPEDVYLAYAQADRRERYITEEQSSGKLLSLEQMEEDALLPDYVGAETAPSAETEALEREELRNLAEQKQILLLALLSLKDTDRELINALFFDGASTREYAQRMGVSQRAVIKRRDRILRDLKKFFENSSK is encoded by the coding sequence ATGAAAAAATGGCAGGAAGAACGCAACTATCGGCGCGTTCGAAACGAAGGTGGCGAAGTCATCGCCAATATCATCACTGTAGACGGTATGGACGTAGAGGTGCCGGAGGATGTCTACCTCGCCTATGCGCAGGCAGACCGCAGGGAGCGCTATATCACGGAGGAACAGTCCTCCGGAAAACTGCTCTCTCTGGAGCAGATGGAGGAAGATGCGCTTTTGCCGGACTATGTCGGAGCAGAAACGGCCCCCAGCGCCGAAACTGAGGCACTGGAGCGTGAGGAACTTCGGAATCTGGCAGAACAGAAGCAGATCCTTTTGCTGGCGCTGCTGTCACTAAAGGATACCGACCGGGAACTCATCAACGCCCTGTTCTTCGACGGCGCATCCACACGGGAATACGCCCAAAGAATGGGCGTCAGCCAGCGGGCGGTCATCAAGCGGAGAGACCGCATCCTGCGGGATCTCAAAAAGTTTTTTGAAAATTCCTCGAAATAA
- a CDS encoding helix-turn-helix domain-containing protein: MEQTFGSFVREKRQSIGLSLRTLAAKLDLSPVYLSNIENDRRPAPTRAYLERLEQELHLNKAETEQMLDLAAKSQNNRVSADLPDYIMDREIVRAALRTAKETDATDQEWQEFIDRITQRAKKSKEGGEIDT; the protein is encoded by the coding sequence TTGGAACAGACATTCGGCAGCTTCGTTCGAGAGAAACGGCAATCTATCGGATTGTCCCTGCGCACACTGGCGGCAAAGCTGGATCTGTCGCCGGTCTATCTGAGCAACATTGAGAACGACCGCAGACCGGCGCCGACGCGCGCATATTTGGAACGGTTGGAGCAGGAACTGCATCTGAACAAGGCGGAAACCGAGCAGATGCTGGATCTTGCCGCCAAGTCTCAGAACAACCGTGTATCCGCAGACTTGCCGGACTACATCATGGATCGGGAGATCGTCCGGGCCGCGCTCCGCACGGCGAAGGAGACAGACGCCACAGACCAGGAGTGGCAGGAATTTATCGACCGGATCACCCAGCGCGCAAAGAAATCCAAAGAGGGCGGTGAAATAGACACATGA
- a CDS encoding ImmA/IrrE family metallo-endopeptidase, with amino-acid sequence MKKAYYREQALERIARDVITAYDPRLYYGSPAAIPIEDIIEAQGLVLEYQYLRNNGRVLGETIFDDGLTAIYDRENHRYDLLPVKGGTILIDCSLCEEEASTGRLRFTCAHELGHWLLHKKLFCGTGENAALRSGNESDNTLEVQANLLGSILLLPLPQVKRCFYQLRSGRTNQQLVTDMAGIFQVSKQAMRIRLENHNLL; translated from the coding sequence ATGAAAAAAGCATATTACCGCGAACAGGCGCTGGAGCGGATCGCCCGCGATGTGATCACCGCCTATGACCCCAGACTTTATTACGGTTCCCCCGCAGCCATTCCCATTGAGGACATCATCGAGGCACAGGGGCTGGTGCTGGAGTATCAATATCTGCGGAATAATGGGCGGGTTTTGGGCGAGACAATCTTTGACGACGGTCTCACAGCGATCTATGACCGGGAAAACCACCGCTATGACCTTCTTCCCGTCAAGGGCGGCACCATCCTCATCGACTGCTCTCTCTGCGAAGAGGAAGCATCTACCGGGCGGCTGCGCTTTACCTGCGCCCATGAGCTGGGGCACTGGCTGCTCCACAAGAAACTGTTCTGCGGGACCGGCGAAAACGCGGCGCTCCGTTCCGGCAATGAGAGCGACAACACATTGGAAGTGCAAGCGAACCTGCTGGGCTCTATCCTTCTGCTGCCGCTGCCGCAGGTCAAGCGCTGCTTCTATCAGCTGCGCTCCGGACGGACGAACCAACAGCTGGTGACGGATATGGCAGGTATCTTTCAGGTATCCAAACAGGCCATGCGCATTCGGTTGGAGAACCATAACCTGCTGTAA
- a CDS encoding SHOCT domain-containing protein, with the protein MIDAKKELQYRLAVRMLEHLAEIGLLSAEELSYAKRLAREKYSPQTVWE; encoded by the coding sequence ATGATCGACGCAAAGAAAGAATTGCAGTATCGGCTGGCAGTCAGGATGCTGGAGCATCTGGCGGAAATCGGCCTGCTGAGCGCGGAAGAACTGTCTTACGCCAAGAGACTGGCCAGAGAGAAATATTCCCCGCAGACTGTTTGGGAATAG
- a CDS encoding metallophosphoesterase family protein, producing MAIFITGDTHGDFSRLLPAAFHEQRDLTKEDYLIICGDFGGVWDGGDAEQQWLDWLETRSFTTLFVSGNHENYDLLRNYPISQWHGGLVQAIRPSVLHLMRGQLYNICGKRIFTMGGASSHDIRDGILEPDNPDYERKLWQLNAAGALYRVNHRSWWKEELPGEDEYRTAREALDKTGWDLDYIITHCCPSSIQDTFSGGLFQRDALTDFLDEVRERCRFQYWFFGHYHENMVVEKEFVMLYNQIIRLK from the coding sequence ATGGCCATTTTTATAACCGGTGATACGCACGGTGATTTCAGCAGGCTCCTGCCTGCAGCATTCCATGAGCAACGTGACCTGACCAAAGAGGATTACCTCATCATCTGTGGAGACTTCGGCGGTGTCTGGGATGGCGGCGATGCGGAGCAGCAGTGGCTGGACTGGCTGGAGACCAGGTCCTTTACCACGCTGTTCGTCAGCGGAAACCATGAAAACTATGATCTGCTCCGCAACTATCCAATCAGCCAATGGCACGGCGGCTTGGTACAGGCCATACGCCCCAGCGTCCTGCATCTGATGCGGGGCCAGCTTTATAACATCTGCGGAAAGCGGATATTTACCATGGGCGGCGCCAGCAGCCACGATATCCGGGACGGCATTCTGGAACCAGATAATCCGGACTATGAGCGAAAGCTGTGGCAGCTCAACGCCGCAGGCGCTCTCTACCGAGTCAATCACCGCTCCTGGTGGAAAGAGGAACTGCCCGGCGAGGACGAATACCGGACCGCAAGAGAAGCACTGGACAAAACAGGTTGGGACTTGGACTACATCATCACCCACTGCTGCCCCAGTAGCATTCAGGACACATTCAGCGGCGGATTGTTCCAACGGGATGCCCTGACAGACTTTCTCGATGAGGTTCGAGAGCGATGCCGATTCCAATACTGGTTTTTCGGACACTACCACGAAAACATGGTGGTAGAGAAAGAGTTCGTAATGCTCTATAATCAGATTATCCGACTGAAATGA
- a CDS encoding recombinase family protein, with protein MEATAATLERRVRVIPATRKLEELHRDHDGKMRVAAYCRVSTDSEEQLNSYEAQKTYYTQKIQDSPDWEMAGIYADEGISGTSLKKRTQFNKMITACKRGHIDLIITKSLSRFARNTVDCLDTVRLLKANGIGVYFEKENINTLTESSEFLITLFSGFAQAESESLSKNVAWGKQKSAEAGKVTFQYKKMLGYRKGADGQPEIVPEEAEIIRRIYHRYLDGCTLGQIKRELDDDGVPTAQGVERWSPSIIHNILTNEKYIGDALLQKTYVTDCINKKVKKNRGERTMYYVENSHPAIVSRDLFNQVQQEMTRRSSKRKVLQKSGKTELGKYSGKYALTELLVCGECGSPYKRVTWARNGKKRIVWRCVSRLEFGTKYCQHSPTLDEGKLHSAILAAMNEYAAIRQEVCPDVLAMAEEARQALSQAGARLLQLKKRMDAVSREQSDVLDRLLVNMADTELNARMKALTDEKESLKAQIADAQQAEVDLEEQAARRRQMWDSIMECAAGYTEFDNELARQVIQKITVEDAETIHIHFRDSDVVLEQEVE; from the coding sequence ATGGAAGCGACAGCAGCCACCTTAGAGCGGCGGGTGCGGGTGATCCCCGCAACCAGAAAACTGGAAGAACTGCACAGAGACCATGACGGGAAAATGCGCGTAGCGGCCTACTGCCGCGTCTCGACGGACAGTGAAGAGCAGCTTAACAGCTATGAGGCGCAAAAAACCTACTACACCCAGAAGATCCAGGACAGCCCGGATTGGGAGATGGCAGGGATCTATGCCGATGAGGGTATCTCAGGCACCAGCCTGAAAAAACGGACGCAGTTCAACAAGATGATCACTGCCTGCAAGCGGGGACACATCGACCTCATCATCACCAAGTCCCTCTCCCGCTTTGCCAGAAACACGGTGGATTGTCTGGATACGGTGCGGCTCCTGAAAGCAAACGGCATTGGGGTGTACTTTGAGAAGGAAAACATCAACACCCTCACGGAATCCAGCGAATTTCTCATCACCCTGTTCAGCGGCTTCGCCCAGGCGGAATCCGAGTCTCTCAGCAAGAATGTCGCATGGGGAAAGCAGAAGAGCGCGGAGGCGGGAAAGGTTACCTTCCAGTACAAAAAGATGCTGGGATACCGGAAGGGGGCGGACGGACAGCCGGAGATCGTACCGGAGGAAGCGGAGATCATCCGCCGCATTTACCACAGGTATCTGGACGGCTGCACCCTGGGACAGATCAAGCGGGAGCTGGACGATGACGGTGTTCCCACCGCACAGGGTGTAGAGCGCTGGTCTCCCTCCATCATCCACAATATCCTGACCAATGAAAAGTACATTGGAGACGCCCTGCTGCAGAAAACCTATGTGACGGACTGCATCAACAAAAAGGTCAAAAAGAACCGTGGTGAACGCACGATGTACTATGTGGAGAACAGCCATCCGGCCATTGTCTCAAGGGACCTGTTCAATCAGGTGCAGCAGGAGATGACGCGCCGGTCCAGCAAACGGAAGGTGCTGCAAAAGAGCGGAAAAACGGAACTTGGGAAATACTCCGGCAAATACGCTCTGACAGAATTGTTGGTGTGCGGCGAGTGTGGCTCCCCCTACAAGCGGGTCACATGGGCCAGAAATGGGAAAAAGCGCATCGTGTGGCGCTGTGTCTCCCGGCTGGAGTTCGGTACAAAATACTGCCAGCACTCTCCGACACTGGATGAAGGCAAGCTGCACAGCGCCATCCTCGCGGCCATGAACGAGTACGCCGCCATCCGGCAGGAGGTCTGCCCCGATGTGCTGGCCATGGCGGAGGAAGCCAGGCAGGCGTTATCTCAGGCCGGTGCACGGCTGCTGCAGCTGAAGAAGCGTATGGATGCGGTGAGCCGGGAGCAAAGCGATGTGCTGGATCGGCTGCTCGTCAACATGGCCGATACCGAGCTGAATGCCAGAATGAAAGCGCTGACGGATGAGAAGGAATCCCTTAAGGCGCAGATCGCAGACGCGCAGCAGGCAGAGGTCGATCTGGAGGAACAGGCTGCCAGACGCCGGCAGATGTGGGACAGTATCATGGAATGCGCCGCGGGCTACACGGAATTTGACAATGAGCTCGCCCGGCAGGTCATCCAAAAGATCACGGTGGAGGATGCGGAAACCATCCACATCCACTTCCGAGACTCGGATGTGGTGCTGGAACAGGAAGTAGAATGA
- a CDS encoding recombinase family protein codes for MINRKVLYGYQIRNGALEIVPEEQRAVSMVFTLYNAGASYQAISDALNRQGIPYCLEVPLWNKHKVKRLLENPRYTGKEGYPILVEADIFQAAQGKTAEKNARKQSHGEKPAIARLTPYFRCTCGGKMTRLGGGWQNSGKLYLRCEGCGNTAVMDMEATVNGIVRQFRDHEQPSYTAYTPSAEVMRLDNAINRGLEQPDSPEAVMALILQGAAARYACCPEPSAESEPSDSLTEADWRRFQRAVSHITISQDTEVTLIFTDKKATGKDE; via the coding sequence ATGATCAACCGCAAGGTGTTATACGGGTATCAGATCCGAAACGGCGCGTTGGAGATCGTGCCGGAGGAGCAGCGGGCCGTCAGTATGGTTTTTACGCTCTATAACGCCGGGGCTTCCTATCAGGCCATCTCAGACGCCTTGAACCGGCAGGGTATTCCGTATTGCCTGGAAGTGCCGCTCTGGAACAAGCACAAGGTAAAGCGCCTTTTGGAAAATCCCCGTTACACCGGTAAGGAGGGATACCCCATACTGGTGGAAGCGGATATTTTCCAAGCGGCGCAGGGAAAGACGGCGGAAAAGAATGCCAGGAAGCAGTCCCACGGAGAGAAGCCTGCCATTGCGCGGTTGACTCCATACTTCCGCTGCACCTGCGGCGGGAAGATGACCCGGCTGGGCGGCGGCTGGCAGAACAGCGGCAAGCTGTATCTGAGATGCGAAGGCTGCGGAAATACCGCGGTCATGGACATGGAGGCGACGGTAAACGGGATCGTCCGTCAGTTCCGGGACCATGAACAGCCCAGCTACACCGCCTACACGCCCTCTGCGGAGGTCATGCGGCTGGACAATGCCATCAACCGGGGGCTGGAGCAGCCAGACTCGCCGGAAGCGGTGATGGCGCTGATCCTGCAGGGTGCGGCAGCGCGGTATGCCTGCTGCCCAGAGCCGTCTGCCGAATCTGAGCCGTCAGATAGTCTAACAGAGGCGGATTGGAGACGCTTCCAACGAGCGGTTTCCCATATCACCATCTCACAGGATACCGAAGTAACTCTTATATTTACGGATAAAAAAGCGACAGGAAAGGACGAATGA
- a CDS encoding recombinase family protein, with protein sequence MAQVKIIAPQTREAEHLRVAAYCRVSSDSKDQLHSYAAQIRNYTEEIAQHDGWELVDVYADEGLTGTRMDQRDDFNRMMRDCRKGKINRILVKSVSRFARNTRDCLSALRELSAMGVSVRFEKENIDTKTLTTELMVSVSGSLAQQESISISANQKMSYQRRMERGEFITCTAPYGYRIVNKKDLEIVPEEAATVRWIFDAYLKGRSSGWIAEQLTAKGIPSQSGAECWRETGIRYLLTNEKYIGDALSQKSYSCGFPFVQKRNHGERLQYYTENSHPAIIDRDTFERVQALLQKKAQKEKKRREKSPLALKIVCGNCGTVFQRRSSQNGYVTWVCRTHDRYAADCPVGRIPEAEIHAAFLRMYHRLKSNADIILAPALRQLNTLDTILRQNHPQLLTINRAIAEATEESHKISTLRANGLLDADICAARMNAISARLAQLRGERRRLTENEAIDETMDALRKVEQTLLNGPERLDGFDEELFEHLVEKIIAESQNRIRFRLYGGLELTEQWEVAAR encoded by the coding sequence ATGGCACAGGTAAAAATCATCGCGCCGCAGACGCGGGAAGCGGAACATCTGCGGGTGGCAGCCTACTGCCGGGTCAGTTCGGACTCCAAGGATCAGCTGCATTCCTACGCCGCCCAGATCCGCAATTATACGGAAGAGATCGCCCAGCATGACGGCTGGGAGCTGGTGGATGTGTATGCCGACGAAGGGCTGACCGGCACCCGGATGGATCAGCGGGATGACTTCAACCGCATGATGCGGGACTGCCGGAAGGGTAAGATCAATCGAATTCTGGTGAAGTCCGTATCCCGCTTCGCCCGGAATACCAGAGACTGCCTGTCCGCCCTACGGGAGTTATCCGCCATGGGCGTCAGCGTCCGGTTTGAAAAAGAAAATATCGACACGAAAACGCTCACCACCGAACTGATGGTGAGCGTTTCCGGTTCTCTTGCCCAGCAAGAATCCATCTCCATCTCCGCCAATCAGAAGATGAGCTATCAGCGGCGGATGGAGCGTGGGGAATTTATCACCTGCACCGCCCCTTACGGATACCGAATCGTAAATAAGAAAGACCTTGAGATCGTCCCGGAGGAAGCCGCCACGGTGCGCTGGATCTTCGACGCATACCTCAAGGGACGCAGCTCCGGATGGATCGCGGAGCAGCTGACGGCGAAAGGCATCCCCTCCCAGTCCGGCGCGGAATGCTGGAGAGAAACGGGGATTCGATACCTGCTGACCAATGAAAAGTACATCGGAGACGCTCTGAGCCAGAAATCCTACAGCTGCGGCTTCCCCTTCGTGCAGAAACGAAATCACGGGGAACGCCTGCAATACTACACGGAGAACTCCCATCCAGCTATCATCGATCGGGACACCTTTGAGCGGGTGCAGGCACTGCTGCAAAAGAAAGCGCAGAAAGAGAAAAAGCGCAGAGAAAAAAGCCCTCTTGCCTTAAAAATCGTTTGCGGGAACTGCGGGACGGTGTTTCAGCGCCGAAGCAGCCAGAACGGATATGTGACCTGGGTCTGCCGAACCCACGACCGCTACGCCGCGGACTGCCCTGTAGGACGCATCCCGGAAGCGGAGATCCATGCCGCCTTCCTGCGGATGTACCACAGGCTCAAAAGCAACGCGGACATCATTCTGGCCCCGGCCCTCCGGCAGCTGAACACACTGGACACGATCCTGCGGCAGAATCATCCGCAGTTGCTGACCATCAACCGGGCCATCGCGGAAGCAACAGAAGAAAGCCATAAGATCAGCACTCTGCGGGCCAATGGCTTGCTGGACGCGGATATCTGCGCCGCCCGCATGAATGCCATCAGCGCCAGACTGGCGCAGCTTCGCGGAGAACGGCGCAGGCTGACAGAGAACGAAGCGATAGACGAAACGATGGATGCGCTCCGCAAGGTGGAGCAGACGCTTCTCAACGGACCGGAACGGCTGGACGGCTTCGATGAAGAGCTGTTCGAACATCTGGTGGAGAAGATCATTGCAGAGTCTCAAAACCGTATCCGCTTCCGGCTTTACGGAGGCTTGGAGCTGACAGAACAATGGGAGGTGGCGGCAAGATGA